In the genome of Anas platyrhynchos isolate ZD024472 breed Pekin duck chromosome 21, IASCAAS_PekinDuck_T2T, whole genome shotgun sequence, one region contains:
- the PARD6B gene encoding partitioning defective 6 homolog beta encodes MNRPHRGAAGSRGLGTMEVKSKFGAEFRRFSLERSKPGKFEEFYGLLQHVHKIPNVDVLVGYTDIHGDLLPINNDDNYHKAVSTANPLLRIFIQRKEDADYSAFGTDTMTRKKNVLSNVLRPDNHKKKPHIVISMPQDFRPVSSIIDVDILPETHRRVRLYKYGTDKPLGFYIRDGSSVRVTPHGLEKVPGIFISRLVPGGLAQSTGLLAVNDEVLEVNGIEVSGKSLDQVTDMMIANSRNLIITVRPANQRNNVVRNSRTSGSSGQSTESSLPSSTPNILANFLQGEEESDEEDIVIEDSGEPQQIPKAAPTSESIESLTQIELHESTQNGFLPSSEMNLNHSAGSISMEYEVQDPDHKSLEDGTIITL; translated from the exons ATGAACCGGCCTCACCGCGGGGCCGCGGGCAGCCGGGGCCTGGGCACGATGGAGGTGAAGAGCAAG TTTGGAGCAGAGTTTCGACGGTTTTCTCTGGAGAGGTCCAAACCTGGGAAGTTTGAGGAGTTCTATGGATTACTGCAGCACGTGCACAAGATACCCAATGTTGATGTTCTAGTGGGATATACAGACATTCACGGAGACCTGCTGCCTATCAATAATGACGACAACTATCATAAAGCAGTTTCCACAGCCAATCCTCTACTTAGGATTTTCATTCAGAGGAAAG AAGATGCAGACTACAGTGCCTTTGGTACCGATACTatgacaaggaagaaaaatgtcttaTCAAATGTGTTACGTCCAGATAACCACAAGAAGAAGCCACACATTGTCATTAGCATGCCGCAAGACTTCAGACCGGTGTCTTCTATTATAGACGTAGATATCCTTCCAGAAACCCATCGCAGGGTACGGCTTTACAAGTATGGAACTGACAAACCCCTGGGATTCTATATACGAGATGGCTCTAGTGTCAGAGTAACACCCCATGGATTAGAGAAAGTTCCGGGGATTTTCATATCCAGGCTTGTCCCTGGAGGTCTGGCTCAAAGCACAGGCTTGCTGGCTGTCAATGATGAAGTACTGGAGGTGAATGGAATAGAAGTTTCAGGAAAAAGCCTTGATCAGGTTACAGACATGATGATTGCAAACAGCCGTAACTTGATCATTACGGTAAGACCAGCAAACCAGAGAAATAACGTTGTGAGGAACAGTCGGACTTCTGGCAGCTCTGGTCAGTCTACTGAATCTAGCCTTCCAAGTAGCACACCAAATATTTTAGCAAATTTCTTGCAAGGAGAAGAAGAGAGCGATGAAGAGGACATTGTTATTGAAGACAGTGGCGAGCCACAGCAGATTCCAAAAGCTGCACCTACCAGCGAAAGCATAGAATCGTTGACGCAAATTGAACTCCATGAGTCAACACAAAAcggcttccttccttccagcgAGATGAACTTGAATCATTCAGCAGGCAGCATTAGCATGGAATATGAAGTACAAGATCCAGATCATAAATCATTAGAAGATGGAACTATAATAACGCTATGA